From the genome of Verrucomicrobiota bacterium, one region includes:
- a CDS encoding pseudouridine synthase — MSSASPERLQKFLAQAGVGSRRKSEAMIEAGRIVVNGQIAKLGMKVISGKDHVFLDGRRVQKVETPKIVLMVNKPIGYTCTSSDRFAKKTVFELLPKNFQLDPSLHCAGRLDRDSQGLLVITNDGDLTFALTHPSNKVLKYYRVYLDKEFPFELISKLTTGIQDGDEHLKAEAIRPNPRKPREIEVTLNHGKKREIRRLLKLVGFEVKELERTKIGHFGIKGLRKGSVKRLTDAEKRLLLA, encoded by the coding sequence ATGAGTTCAGCTTCACCTGAAAGATTACAAAAATTTCTCGCCCAGGCCGGCGTTGGCTCCCGCAGAAAGTCCGAAGCCATGATAGAAGCAGGTCGGATTGTGGTTAACGGCCAGATTGCAAAATTGGGGATGAAAGTTATTTCCGGCAAGGACCATGTATTTCTCGACGGTCGTCGCGTTCAAAAGGTCGAGACACCCAAAATCGTACTCATGGTAAATAAACCGATCGGCTATACCTGTACCAGCTCCGATCGTTTTGCAAAGAAGACTGTTTTCGAACTCCTGCCCAAAAACTTTCAACTGGATCCATCCCTGCATTGCGCAGGTCGGCTCGACCGCGACAGCCAGGGCTTGCTCGTAATCACAAATGATGGGGATCTCACGTTTGCCTTAACTCACCCTTCGAATAAGGTGTTAAAGTATTATCGGGTTTATCTTGATAAAGAATTCCCTTTTGAACTGATCAGCAAATTAACGACCGGGATTCAAGATGGAGACGAGCATCTAAAAGCAGAAGCGATTAGACCCAATCCCCGGAAACCCAGAGAAATAGAGGTTACTCTGAATCATGGTAAAAAACGAGAAATTCGGCGTCTGCTAAAATTGGTCGGATTTGAAGTGAAAGAGCTGGAAAGAACAAAAATTGGCCATTTCGGGATCAAAGGATTAAGAAAAGGGTCGGTAAAAAGACTCACCGATGCAGAAAAGAGGTTGTTGTTGGCCTAA
- the fabG gene encoding 3-oxoacyl-[acyl-carrier-protein] reductase yields the protein MNLTFNERVAVVTGAGRGIGRSIAESLAAEGVHVVCVSLNPASCGAAAEGIRAQGGKASSLAVDVSDAGAVAAACKQLIEEFGCVDILVNNAGITKDGLLIRMTEEDWHSVIDTNLSSSFYWCKGLVRPMTKKRWGRIINVSSVSGIVGNAGQINYSSAKAGMIAMAKSLAKELASRSITSNVVAPGFISTDMTSSFQEGDIAQQVLANIPLKKFGDPKDIANMVTFLASEEANYITGQVFTVDGGMTI from the coding sequence ATGAACCTGACTTTTAATGAACGTGTTGCGGTTGTCACCGGAGCTGGCAGAGGAATCGGTCGCTCCATTGCTGAAAGCTTGGCCGCGGAAGGTGTTCATGTAGTCTGTGTAAGTTTAAATCCAGCCAGCTGCGGTGCAGCCGCTGAAGGCATCCGGGCTCAAGGTGGAAAAGCGAGCTCTTTGGCTGTAGATGTCAGTGATGCTGGTGCGGTAGCAGCAGCCTGTAAGCAACTTATTGAAGAATTTGGCTGCGTGGATATTTTGGTAAACAACGCTGGGATCACAAAAGATGGCCTGTTAATCCGAATGACCGAAGAAGATTGGCATTCGGTGATAGACACGAATTTAAGCAGTAGCTTTTATTGGTGCAAAGGTCTGGTTCGACCCATGACGAAAAAACGCTGGGGTCGTATTATTAATGTGAGCTCGGTGAGTGGAATCGTCGGAAACGCCGGGCAAATCAATTATTCCAGCGCCAAAGCTGGCATGATCGCCATGGCGAAGTCCTTGGCCAAAGAATTGGCATCCCGCTCTATTACTAGTAATGTTGTCGCTCCCGGCTTTATTTCCACCGATATGACCTCCTCCTTTCAAGAAGGCGATATTGCTCAACAAGTGCTGGCAAATATTCCTCTTAAAAAATTTGGTGATCCAAAAGATATTGCCAATATGGTTACTTTTCTAGCTTCTGAAGAAGCGAATTATATAACTGGTCAGGTTTTTACTGTTGACGGCGGTATGACGATATAA
- a CDS encoding acyl carrier protein, whose protein sequence is MADKTTEERVIEIIVNQLNVNEEQVTPEASFLDDLGADSLDTVELIMAFEEEFKEEIDGEIPESDAEKLQTVGNVIAYIKEKSQ, encoded by the coding sequence ATGGCAGATAAAACAACAGAAGAACGCGTAATTGAAATTATCGTTAACCAGCTCAACGTAAATGAAGAGCAGGTTACTCCTGAAGCCTCGTTTTTGGACGATCTAGGAGCTGATTCACTCGATACTGTCGAGCTAATCATGGCATTCGAAGAAGAGTTCAAAGAAGAGATTGATGGCGAAATTCCTGAATCTGATGCTGAAAAGCTCCAGACGGTTGGAAACGTTATCGCTTACATCAAAGAAAAGTCTCAATAA
- the fabF gene encoding beta-ketoacyl-ACP synthase II: protein MLNSRSSNRVVVTGMGLLTSLGDTPDAFHDNLLNGVSGISTVKAFDTTEYTCKIGAEIADWDPTRVMDIKEARRNDRYTQFSVFAALAAFKDSGIDMSKEDPYRVGVFVGSGIGGMNTIENQSKVLFEKGPRRVSPFMIPMLIANMGCGRVAIELGAKGPNFGIVSACTTGTNSIGEALRHIRYGDADVMIAGGSEATITQLAYAGFCQMKAMSTQNEFPEKASQPFNKGRDGFVMGEGAGVIVLESLDHALKRGANILCEISGYGATCDAYHITAPEMSGEGLEHAIRFALKDADMQPEDVDYVNAHGTSTLYNDLIETKSIKNSLGEEHARKVIISSTKSMTGHLLGAAGGIEAITCINTIRTGEVPPTINLDDQDPECDLNYTPNVKVKADIRVAISNNLGFGGHNGTLVFKRYED, encoded by the coding sequence ATGCTTAACTCCCGATCTAGCAATCGCGTAGTTGTAACCGGTATGGGATTGCTCACTTCTTTGGGCGATACACCTGATGCCTTTCACGACAACTTGTTAAATGGAGTTAGTGGGATCAGCACCGTCAAAGCCTTTGATACTACGGAGTATACGTGTAAGATTGGCGCTGAGATAGCTGACTGGGATCCAACCAGGGTCATGGATATTAAGGAGGCTCGCCGAAACGATCGGTATACCCAATTCTCCGTCTTCGCTGCTCTCGCAGCTTTTAAAGATTCGGGGATCGATATGAGTAAGGAAGATCCTTACCGTGTAGGAGTATTTGTTGGTTCTGGTATCGGTGGAATGAACACGATTGAAAACCAATCGAAAGTCCTTTTTGAAAAAGGTCCGCGCCGTGTGTCTCCTTTTATGATTCCGATGTTGATTGCCAATATGGGTTGTGGTCGGGTCGCGATTGAACTTGGTGCCAAGGGTCCAAACTTCGGAATCGTTAGCGCGTGCACCACAGGCACCAATTCGATCGGTGAAGCTTTAAGGCACATTCGCTACGGCGATGCGGACGTAATGATCGCAGGGGGAAGTGAAGCGACGATAACCCAATTAGCCTATGCTGGCTTCTGCCAGATGAAGGCGATGAGTACCCAGAATGAATTTCCAGAAAAAGCGAGCCAACCATTTAACAAAGGCCGGGATGGTTTCGTGATGGGTGAAGGTGCCGGAGTCATTGTTCTGGAATCGTTGGACCATGCGCTAAAACGCGGAGCTAATATTCTGTGTGAAATCTCTGGTTATGGTGCCACCTGCGATGCCTATCATATCACTGCGCCTGAAATGTCAGGTGAAGGCTTGGAGCATGCTATAAGATTTGCCCTAAAAGATGCGGATATGCAGCCCGAGGATGTCGATTACGTAAATGCTCACGGAACTTCCACCCTTTACAATGACTTGATCGAAACCAAATCGATCAAGAATTCCCTTGGCGAGGAGCATGCTAGAAAAGTAATAATCAGCTCTACCAAATCAATGACGGGTCACCTTTTGGGTGCGGCCGGTGGAATTGAAGCGATTACTTGTATCAATACCATTCGCACTGGAGAAGTGCCTCCCACGATCAATTTGGATGACCAGGATCCTGAGTGCGATTTGAATTACACACCCAATGTAAAAGTTAAGGCCGATATCCGCGTTGCGATCAGCAACAACCTTGGATTTGGTGGTCATAATGGCACTCTCGTATTTAAGAGATACGAAGATTAG
- a CDS encoding sulfite reductase subunit alpha, with amino-acid sequence MDAEVEPQYDKNNPFLAKLTENSPLYREGSSKDTRHFVVDLTGSNLVYSCGDSLGVYPSNQSETVEAVIKALGVNGDELVTLPKKEKTISFREALSRKLSLAAPTRKTLMTFAGKVENEAEASILAELLDDANKESTEEYLANREFLDILEEFPSANFSAQEFVDSLRKLMPRLYSIASSPLLYPNEIHLTVSIIRYETNNRKRVGVCSTYLSDRVELEVSSMPVFVAKSHFGLPDDDSAPMIMVGPGTGIAPFRAFLQERIAKNAPGKNWLFFGDQHRATDYLYEEEFEAMKAAGHLEKLDLAWSRDQEEKIYVQDKMFESGATLWEWIRGGAFFFVCGDAKHMAKDVDAALHTIAQEHGGLSEEEAVVYFKQMKKEKRYLRDVY; translated from the coding sequence ATGGATGCTGAAGTAGAACCACAATACGATAAAAACAATCCATTTCTGGCAAAGCTAACCGAAAACTCCCCTCTATATAGAGAGGGGAGTTCAAAAGATACCCGCCACTTTGTGGTGGATCTTACGGGTAGCAATCTTGTTTATTCCTGCGGTGATTCCCTGGGAGTTTATCCCTCAAACCAGTCTGAAACTGTTGAGGCAGTCATAAAGGCACTGGGGGTAAACGGCGATGAACTCGTTACCCTGCCGAAGAAAGAGAAGACTATTAGCTTTCGCGAGGCCCTATCCAGAAAGCTTTCCCTGGCAGCTCCGACTCGCAAAACGTTAATGACCTTCGCTGGTAAAGTTGAAAATGAGGCGGAAGCATCCATCCTTGCTGAACTCTTGGACGATGCCAATAAGGAGTCGACCGAGGAGTATCTCGCAAATCGCGAATTCCTCGATATTCTTGAAGAGTTTCCTTCGGCAAATTTCTCTGCTCAAGAATTTGTAGATAGTTTGAGGAAGTTGATGCCGCGTCTGTATTCGATCGCATCATCCCCGCTCTTATACCCAAACGAAATTCATCTCACCGTCTCCATTATCCGCTACGAGACGAACAATCGGAAACGCGTTGGTGTTTGTAGTACCTATCTTTCGGACCGCGTAGAATTGGAAGTCTCGTCCATGCCGGTGTTTGTAGCCAAATCTCATTTCGGCTTACCCGACGATGATTCCGCTCCAATGATTATGGTGGGGCCAGGAACGGGTATTGCACCATTCCGTGCATTTTTGCAGGAACGGATTGCCAAGAATGCTCCGGGTAAGAATTGGTTGTTCTTCGGTGATCAGCATCGGGCAACTGACTACCTATATGAAGAAGAATTCGAAGCCATGAAAGCGGCGGGACATCTTGAGAAACTTGATTTGGCCTGGTCCCGGGATCAGGAAGAAAAAATCTATGTCCAGGATAAGATGTTCGAATCTGGAGCAACCTTGTGGGAGTGGATAAGAGGAGGTGCTTTCTTTTTTGTGTGCGGAGATGCCAAGCATATGGCTAAGGATGTGGATGCGGCACTTCACACCATCGCACAAGAACATGGTGGCTTATCCGAAGAAGAGGCGGTCGTCTATTTTAAGCAGATGAAAAAAGAAAAACGTTACCTTAGAGACGTCTATTAA